A single Prevotella sp. E15-22 DNA region contains:
- a CDS encoding leucine-rich repeat domain-containing protein: MSEIENSGCISYARGSEASNQSTIILKKDGTDLLVELQHYISNCGTRSFDVSAHSENGWSGASYSDSIVVSVSPVISNSQDCTCPFNVSFRLHGIEGNKFYLNCWWFDGLVELSDSEPLSLEDNTKTVLVDGFSYLLRQNYQQAILMSYNINSRGELRIPQEVSYEDVNYCVNGYSYDAFMGNIYAKKIVIPPTIKVLSYGLNGNMYINAFQSCTCLDTIEVEPGNAVVQSVDGVMFDKKMTALLAYPAGSTRQSYEVPEGIVTLENFAFANSKQLKSVSLPSGLKSIDAQTFSGCTSLKKLDIPESVNRIEVYAFNGTKLDELFIRGVIDSAYITKPSNPYEPTMFSGMNTSTKLYVLPSEVDKFKAIYSGPVFQLPSPDEIEDIESTSNQTEKKGVTYDLQGRPIEKHASGVYIQNRKKVLVKPGEEPCDD; encoded by the coding sequence GTGTCAGAAATAGAAAATAGTGGATGCATTTCGTATGCGCGAGGTTCAGAGGCCTCAAATCAGTCAACAATCATTCTTAAAAAAGACGGCACAGATTTGTTGGTAGAACTTCAGCATTACATTAGTAACTGTGGCACAAGAAGTTTCGACGTGTCGGCTCATTCAGAAAATGGTTGGAGTGGAGCTTCTTATTCTGATTCAATAGTCGTAAGCGTTTCTCCAGTAATTTCTAACAGTCAAGACTGCACCTGTCCATTTAACGTGTCCTTTCGACTGCATGGCATTGAAGGAAACAAATTCTATTTAAATTGCTGGTGGTTCGACGGCTTGGTAGAACTGTCGGATTCTGAACCATTATCCTTAGAAGATAACACAAAGACTGTTTTGGTTGATGGATTTAGTTATCTGCTTAGACAGAACTATCAACAGGCCATACTGATGAGTTACAATATAAATTCGAGAGGTGAACTGCGCATACCCCAAGAAGTGTCTTACGAAGATGTGAACTATTGCGTGAACGGTTATTCTTATGACGCCTTTATGGGTAATATATATGCGAAAAAGATAGTGATTCCACCCACCATCAAGGTATTGAGCTATGGACTAAATGGCAATATGTATATCAATGCGTTCCAATCCTGCACATGTCTTGATACAATTGAAGTGGAACCAGGTAATGCTGTCGTACAGTCTGTTGACGGCGTGATGTTTGACAAGAAGATGACGGCACTTTTAGCCTATCCAGCAGGCTCCACCCGTCAGTCATATGAAGTGCCAGAAGGAATTGTTACCTTAGAGAATTTCGCCTTTGCTAATAGTAAACAGTTAAAGTCTGTTAGTCTTCCCAGTGGACTGAAATCTATTGATGCGCAGACTTTCAGCGGATGTACCTCGTTGAAGAAACTTGATATACCAGAGAGTGTAAACAGAATCGAGGTGTATGCTTTTAATGGAACTAAGTTGGACGAGTTGTTTATTCGTGGTGTTATTGACTCTGCCTATATTACGAAGCCATCCAATCCGTATGAACCAACCATGTTTTCTGGCATGAATACCAGTACAAAACTCTATGTGCTCCCATCAGAAGTAGATAAGTTCAAGGCAATTTATAGTGGCCCTGTTTTCCAACTTCCTTCTCCAGACGAAATAGAGGATATAGAAAGTACGTCAAACCAAACGGAAAAGAAGGGCGTGACTTATGACCTCCAAGGTCGTCCCATAGAAAAGCATGCCAGTGGCGTTTATATTCAAAACAGAAAGAAGGTTCTTGTTAAGCCAGGTGAGGAACCGTGTGACGATTAG
- a CDS encoding sugar-binding domain-containing protein produces the protein MKKCFLFYILLMLIVSVNATERQKLNFNGGWRLAVGDFAEAAKPDYDDSLWQQVTLPYAFNGDEAFRKDIVDLTDTVCWYRKTFTLTEGEVQGKVFIEFEGARQGADVWVNGQKVGFSDNGVMAFGFDLTPYIKEGQNVIAVRCDNNWKYRDRLLDSRYQWNDNNFNANYGGLPKNVWLHITGKLYQTLPLYSNLGTTGTYIYATDFDIPNHQATIHAESQIRNEDAKPRSFTFFAKVLDMDGKEVALFNGERITMQPGETRTVRIQQSVNNLHFWSWGYGYLYTIKTLLKADDGSRLDNVITRTGFRKTRFAEGKIWLNERVMMVHGYAQRTSNEWPGVGISVPAWLSDYSNGMMVESGANMVRWMHVTPWKQDIESCDRVGLPQAMPAGDAEKDVDGARWQQRTALMRDAIIYNRNNPSILFYECGNESISREHMLEMKAIRNQYDPYGGRAIGSREMLDIDEAEYGGEMLYINKSKKHPMWAMEYCRDEGLRKYWDEQSYPFHKEGDGPLYRGKPANEYNHNMDEFAVEMVRRWYDYWRERPGTGTRVSSGGVKIVFSDTNTHHRGEKHYRTSGVVDAMRIPKDAFFAHQVMWNGWVEPEEAKTYIVGHWNYPAHTVKSVYVVSTADSVELFLNGKSLGKGKQSYRYLFSFDNVGFEPGMLEAVGSDGSRYQLETVGEPYQLKLTAIENPLGIKADGADMVLVQVEVTDKQGRRCPLDNRMIHFSLWGEARWIGGIETDAMSLPVECGVNRVLLRTTTNAGEINLSVYADAVKPAYVSLNSKKTNFVKSEKLSSQLDRGETPITPSYKELARGIDIVSAKAGYDSEHAIRSYDDNELSEWKNDGRLSTAWITYKLAKKTVVDDICLKLTGWRLRSYPIEVYAGKQLIWSGETERSLGYIHLTPTKRVKTNEITIRLKGAGKDKDAFGGITELAQPVAGELDLFKARNGGETKSELRIVEIEFIEQIK, from the coding sequence ATGAAGAAGTGTTTTTTATTCTATATACTGCTGATGCTCATTGTGAGTGTGAATGCTACAGAGCGACAGAAACTCAATTTCAACGGTGGCTGGCGACTGGCAGTAGGCGATTTCGCTGAGGCTGCCAAACCCGATTATGACGACAGCCTGTGGCAACAGGTAACGCTGCCTTACGCCTTCAACGGCGATGAGGCTTTTAGGAAAGATATTGTGGATTTGACGGATACCGTCTGTTGGTATCGTAAGACCTTTACCTTGACCGAGGGCGAAGTGCAAGGAAAAGTGTTCATTGAGTTCGAAGGTGCCCGTCAGGGTGCCGATGTCTGGGTGAACGGACAAAAGGTGGGTTTCTCAGATAATGGTGTGATGGCTTTCGGATTTGATCTGACACCTTATATTAAAGAAGGACAGAACGTGATAGCCGTGCGTTGCGACAATAATTGGAAGTACCGCGATAGGCTATTGGATAGCCGCTACCAATGGAACGATAATAACTTTAATGCCAACTATGGCGGTCTGCCTAAGAACGTATGGCTGCATATTACCGGTAAGCTTTATCAGACCCTGCCTTTGTATAGTAACTTAGGCACAACAGGTACCTATATCTATGCTACCGATTTCGACATACCCAATCACCAGGCAACCATCCATGCCGAATCGCAGATTCGCAACGAGGACGCCAAGCCCCGTTCGTTTACATTCTTTGCCAAAGTGCTTGATATGGATGGTAAAGAAGTAGCCCTTTTTAATGGTGAGCGCATTACCATGCAGCCTGGCGAAACACGTACTGTAAGAATACAGCAGTCTGTTAACAATCTGCATTTTTGGTCGTGGGGGTATGGCTATCTCTATACCATTAAAACCCTGTTGAAAGCCGATGACGGTTCAAGGCTTGATAATGTCATCACCCGCACCGGTTTCCGTAAAACACGCTTTGCCGAAGGAAAGATTTGGCTGAACGAACGCGTGATGATGGTTCATGGCTATGCCCAGCGTACCTCGAATGAGTGGCCGGGCGTAGGCATCAGTGTGCCGGCATGGTTGAGCGATTACTCAAACGGCATGATGGTAGAGAGTGGGGCGAATATGGTGCGCTGGATGCATGTGACGCCATGGAAACAGGATATTGAGAGTTGTGACCGTGTGGGATTGCCACAGGCCATGCCTGCTGGCGATGCAGAGAAGGATGTGGATGGCGCCCGTTGGCAGCAGCGTACGGCCCTGATGCGTGATGCCATCATTTATAACCGCAACAACCCTTCAATACTTTTCTACGAGTGTGGCAACGAGAGTATCAGTCGTGAACACATGTTGGAAATGAAGGCTATCCGTAATCAGTACGATCCTTATGGCGGACGAGCCATTGGCAGTCGTGAGATGCTCGATATCGATGAGGCTGAATATGGCGGCGAGATGCTCTATATCAACAAAAGTAAGAAGCACCCCATGTGGGCGATGGAATACTGTCGTGATGAGGGCTTGCGCAAATACTGGGATGAGCAGAGTTATCCTTTTCATAAAGAAGGTGACGGTCCGTTGTATCGTGGTAAGCCTGCTAATGAGTATAATCATAATATGGATGAGTTTGCCGTGGAGATGGTGCGTCGCTGGTATGACTACTGGCGTGAGCGTCCTGGCACGGGTACCCGTGTCTCTTCTGGCGGGGTGAAAATCGTCTTCTCTGATACGAATACCCATCATCGTGGCGAGAAACATTATCGCACCAGTGGTGTCGTGGATGCCATGCGCATCCCTAAGGATGCCTTCTTTGCACATCAGGTGATGTGGAACGGATGGGTGGAACCGGAAGAGGCAAAGACGTATATCGTAGGACACTGGAACTATCCTGCTCATACAGTGAAGTCTGTCTATGTGGTATCGACGGCTGACAGTGTAGAACTGTTCCTTAACGGCAAATCGCTGGGTAAGGGTAAGCAGAGCTATCGCTATCTCTTCAGTTTTGACAACGTGGGGTTTGAACCTGGCATGTTGGAGGCTGTGGGCTCTGATGGCAGTCGCTATCAACTTGAGACGGTGGGTGAACCATACCAGTTGAAACTCACAGCCATAGAGAATCCACTGGGTATCAAGGCCGATGGCGCTGACATGGTGCTGGTCCAAGTGGAGGTGACTGATAAACAGGGACGTCGCTGTCCGCTTGATAACCGGATGATACATTTCTCTCTATGGGGTGAGGCCCGATGGATAGGCGGCATAGAAACTGATGCTATGTCCCTGCCCGTGGAGTGTGGTGTGAACAGGGTGTTGCTACGTACCACTACGAATGCTGGTGAGATTAATCTTTCGGTCTATGCCGATGCTGTGAAACCGGCGTACGTCTCGTTGAATAGTAAAAAAACTAATTTTGTAAAGTCGGAAAAACTGAGCAGTCAGTTAGACAGAGGAGAAACACCGATAACTCCTTCATACAAAGAGCTGGCTCGTGGTATAGATATCGTGTCGGCTAAGGCTGGCTATGATAGTGAGCATGCCATTCGTAGCTATGATGATAATGAACTGTCGGAATGGAAAAACGACGGACGACTCTCTACGGCTTGGATAACCTATAAACTGGCGAAGAAAACGGTTGTTGATGATATTTGCCTGAAGCTGACCGGTTGGCGTCTGCGCAGTTATCCGATAGAAGTGTATGCTGGCAAACAGCTTATCTGGAGCGGTGAGACAGAACGTAGTCTGGGATATATCCATCTGACACCCACCAAGCGTGTGAAGACCAACGAAATTACCATCCGTCTGAAAGGTGCCGGTAAGGACAAGGATGCTTTTGGAGGAATAACGGAGTTGGCTCAACCTGTCGCTGGCGAGCTGGATTTGTTCAAAGCCAGGAACGGTGGAGAGACAAAGAGTGAACTGCGTATCGTGGAAATAGAATTTATCGAACAGATAAAGTAG
- a CDS encoding DUF5020 family protein encodes MKKLFLFAVMAAAAFTAQAQNIQLHYDFGRNIYTGEEANRQKVTVTLEQFKADQWGSWFYFVDVDLSRHFTESAYTEISREINLGKDLPFAAHVEYDGGLSKTGSFQQAGLIGGAYNGHTADFSKTWSVQLMYKQYFKSYDNTHSYASAQLTGVWGMNFLNDKLRFAGFIDFWRGEKANGHGCMVILSEPQLWYNITPNLAVGTEWEFSNNFVFNSDPTSDKTFFFNPTLALKWNL; translated from the coding sequence ATGAAAAAACTTTTTCTTTTTGCCGTAATGGCTGCAGCAGCCTTTACAGCACAGGCCCAGAACATTCAGTTGCACTATGACTTCGGCCGTAACATCTACACTGGCGAGGAGGCTAACCGCCAGAAGGTGACCGTTACCCTGGAGCAGTTTAAGGCCGACCAGTGGGGTTCGTGGTTCTACTTCGTCGACGTAGACCTGAGTCGCCACTTCACCGAGAGTGCCTACACTGAGATCTCTCGTGAGATTAACCTGGGCAAGGACCTTCCCTTTGCTGCACACGTGGAGTATGATGGCGGTCTGAGCAAGACTGGCAGTTTCCAGCAGGCTGGCCTCATCGGTGGCGCCTATAACGGACACACCGCTGACTTCTCAAAGACTTGGTCTGTACAGCTCATGTATAAGCAGTACTTCAAGAGCTACGACAATACTCATTCTTATGCCAGCGCCCAGCTCACTGGCGTATGGGGCATGAACTTCCTCAACGACAAGCTTCGCTTTGCAGGCTTTATTGACTTCTGGCGTGGCGAAAAGGCCAATGGTCATGGCTGCATGGTGATTCTCTCAGAGCCTCAGCTGTGGTATAACATCACACCAAACCTGGCTGTTGGTACTGAGTGGGAGTTCTCGAACAACTTCGTTTTCAACAGCGATCCCACCAGCGACAAGACATTCTTCTTCAACCCCACACTGGCTTTGAAGTGGAATCTCTAA
- a CDS encoding tail fiber domain-containing protein, with translation MKKKVLLLIVFVCVAIISNAQLEVKYDGSTRAGLDDFLNSRYIQLGASSTRSSGYNIGVAGKSTILSGNGGAVSCGVYGRANNPSSSMTYGVAGDLSSSCTSGAGIMGSTMDILGYLVPGKYAGYFYGNTCVNGTLTATQIHQLSDKRLKDNVFSLSESAFPTLDRLLNINVVSFNYSPKMFLQNIPDSIAYEEAAKNLGVDSKKIHYGVIAQELQELFPELVEEGPDGYLNVNYIELVPLLIRSIQELKTEINEIKEDNKVARQMLEENGGDSKLQRKTTTPPNYSISINGQQVGIKKSYRK, from the coding sequence ATGAAAAAAAAGGTATTATTACTAATCGTGTTTGTGTGTGTTGCAATTATTTCAAATGCACAGCTAGAAGTTAAGTATGACGGTTCTACAAGAGCAGGTCTTGATGATTTCTTGAATAGTAGATACATACAACTGGGTGCATCTTCTACTCGTAGTTCTGGATATAATATTGGTGTAGCTGGCAAATCCACTATTTTATCAGGAAACGGTGGCGCAGTGAGTTGTGGTGTATATGGACGTGCAAATAATCCTTCTAGCTCAATGACTTATGGCGTGGCGGGTGATTTAAGTAGTTCGTGTACCAGTGGCGCAGGCATAATGGGATCAACTATGGATATCTTAGGTTATCTTGTCCCTGGTAAGTATGCGGGCTATTTTTATGGAAATACTTGTGTGAATGGGACACTAACTGCGACACAGATTCATCAATTATCGGATAAACGATTAAAGGATAATGTTTTTTCCCTAAGCGAATCCGCATTTCCTACACTTGATAGATTACTTAATATTAATGTTGTATCGTTTAATTATTCTCCCAAAATGTTTCTACAAAACATACCTGACTCAATTGCGTATGAAGAAGCCGCAAAGAATCTGGGTGTGGACTCAAAAAAGATACATTATGGTGTAATAGCTCAAGAATTACAAGAATTATTTCCAGAGTTGGTAGAAGAAGGTCCGGATGGTTATTTAAATGTTAACTACATAGAATTAGTGCCACTTCTTATTCGTAGCATTCAGGAACTGAAAACGGAAATAAATGAGATAAAAGAAGATAATAAAGTTGCAAGACAAATGTTAGAGGAAAATGGGGGGGACTCAAAACTACAAAGAAAGACGACAACACCACCAAACTATTCAATTAGTATAAATGGGCAGCAGGTTGGTATCAAAAAGAGTTATAGAAAATAG
- a CDS encoding prolyl oligopeptidase family serine peptidase yields the protein MKKSFILIALTAGVLNAGAQVKTTVTEFNMAGPFAVQAPVGMDSVDVNGRKFDKKSLMDNLTLSAEPTTVFSGKVLPSLKDSKSVGILSFFVNNRDYVKGSVSVKGPKNYKLYVDGQEAGGEVKLAPEHHTLAIKYLAEPSDTDSVQVTMDMSREVVPTLSKKHPYMVHDLTDGKRVRGISLSADGKYVIVAYQTTARGGKSQWDYELREVKGQRLLQRLNGSKKWMPRSIAYIDEETQGGKRILYKVDPLTGQRTQWAYDIPHESYKISPTEDYLIFTCTEEGPKEDENVYQVLEMDDRQPGWRSRSYLKRYDIKSGLCQRITFGNKGESLFDISQDGKKLLVVSSYSRLEKRPTEVQDVFIIDAQTLKVDTLLQREGFLGGCQFSPDGSQVLFMGNPEAFNRIGCQLPADRTPSMTEYELFLYDIATKQVKALTKDFDPNVDGGLTWSAVDGNIYFYAECRDYVYAYQLNPKTGKIVQLPCKGDYIYRFDMASHATTIAWLSYNTMEPASAYVIDLKSKKQQTFFDGKTALGDAELGTCQDYNFKNSKGDTVYGRLYLPKDFDATKKYPMIVYYYGGCSPVSRYFESPYAPQYWNSLGYVAYIIEPSGATGFGQEWASRHVNTAGHGPAEDIIEGVKQICADHPYINKEKIGCMGASYGGFMTQYLQTQTDIFAAAVSHAGIANHTSYWGQGYWGYNYSEVSMANSYPWSHRQLYVDQSPLFNADKIHTPLLLLHGDADTNVPLVESLQMFTALKLLGREVALVQVKGENHHILEYSKKEKWLATQMAWFQKWLKDDASWWDALYPKKNL from the coding sequence ATGAAGAAATCTTTTATTCTGATAGCGCTGACAGCAGGTGTCCTGAATGCTGGGGCGCAGGTGAAGACAACGGTGACGGAGTTTAACATGGCAGGTCCCTTTGCTGTGCAGGCTCCTGTGGGTATGGACTCCGTAGATGTAAACGGTAGAAAATTTGATAAGAAAAGTTTGATGGACAACTTGACGCTCTCTGCTGAACCTACCACTGTGTTTAGTGGTAAGGTGCTTCCGTCGCTGAAGGACAGCAAAAGTGTGGGCATCCTTTCTTTCTTTGTGAATAACAGGGACTACGTGAAGGGCTCGGTCAGTGTGAAAGGTCCAAAGAACTATAAGCTGTATGTTGACGGGCAGGAAGCTGGCGGAGAGGTGAAACTTGCACCTGAGCATCACACGCTGGCTATCAAATACCTGGCAGAACCGTCGGATACCGACAGCGTACAGGTGACGATGGATATGTCGCGTGAGGTGGTGCCTACACTCTCTAAGAAGCATCCCTACATGGTACACGACCTGACGGATGGCAAACGTGTGCGTGGTATCTCACTCTCGGCCGATGGCAAATACGTCATCGTGGCCTATCAGACCACAGCCCGTGGCGGCAAGAGTCAGTGGGACTACGAGTTGCGCGAGGTCAAGGGTCAGCGCCTGCTTCAGCGCCTCAATGGCAGCAAGAAGTGGATGCCTCGCTCCATCGCCTATATCGACGAGGAGACCCAGGGCGGCAAGCGCATACTCTATAAGGTGGACCCCCTGACGGGCCAACGCACACAGTGGGCCTACGACATTCCCCACGAGAGCTATAAGATCAGTCCCACTGAGGACTACCTCATCTTCACCTGCACGGAGGAGGGTCCCAAGGAGGACGAGAACGTGTATCAGGTGCTCGAGATGGACGACCGTCAGCCTGGCTGGCGCTCACGTTCCTACCTGAAGCGCTACGACATCAAGAGCGGCCTCTGCCAGCGCATCACCTTTGGCAACAAGGGCGAGAGTCTGTTCGACATCTCGCAGGACGGCAAGAAGCTGCTGGTTGTATCGTCGTACTCACGCCTGGAGAAGCGCCCCACCGAGGTGCAGGACGTCTTTATCATCGACGCTCAGACACTGAAGGTCGACACCCTGCTTCAGCGCGAGGGCTTCCTGGGTGGCTGTCAGTTCTCACCCGATGGCTCGCAGGTGCTCTTCATGGGCAATCCAGAGGCTTTCAATCGCATTGGCTGTCAGTTGCCGGCCGACCGTACGCCCAGCATGACGGAGTACGAGCTGTTCCTCTACGACATCGCCACCAAACAGGTAAAAGCCCTCACCAAGGACTTCGATCCCAATGTTGATGGCGGCCTTACCTGGTCGGCTGTCGATGGTAATATCTATTTCTATGCCGAGTGTCGCGACTATGTCTATGCCTATCAGCTCAACCCCAAGACGGGCAAGATTGTGCAGCTGCCCTGCAAGGGCGATTATATCTATCGCTTCGACATGGCCTCGCATGCCACCACCATTGCATGGCTGTCATACAACACCATGGAGCCTGCCTCGGCCTATGTCATCGACCTGAAGAGCAAGAAGCAGCAGACATTCTTCGATGGCAAGACTGCCCTTGGCGATGCCGAGTTGGGCACCTGTCAGGACTATAACTTCAAGAACTCGAAGGGCGACACCGTCTATGGTCGCCTCTATCTGCCCAAGGACTTCGACGCCACGAAGAAATACCCCATGATTGTCTATTACTATGGAGGCTGCTCACCTGTGAGCCGTTATTTCGAGTCGCCCTATGCCCCTCAGTACTGGAACTCGCTGGGCTATGTGGCCTACATCATCGAACCCAGTGGTGCCACCGGCTTTGGTCAGGAGTGGGCTTCGCGCCATGTCAACACCGCTGGTCATGGTCCTGCCGAGGACATTATCGAGGGTGTGAAGCAAATCTGTGCCGACCATCCCTATATCAACAAGGAAAAGATTGGTTGTATGGGTGCCTCGTATGGTGGCTTTATGACGCAGTATCTGCAGACGCAGACGGATATCTTTGCTGCTGCCGTGAGTCATGCAGGTATTGCCAACCACACCAGCTACTGGGGACAGGGCTATTGGGGCTATAACTACAGCGAGGTATCGATGGCCAACAGCTATCCCTGGAGCCACCGTCAGTTGTATGTGGACCAGAGTCCGCTGTTTAATGCCGACAAGATTCATACGCCTTTGCTTCTGCTTCATGGCGATGCCGACACCAACGTGCCCTTGGTCGAGAGTCTGCAGATGTTTACCGCCCTGAAACTCCTGGGTCGCGAGGTGGCCTTGGTACAGGTAAAGGGTGAGAACCATCATATCCTTGAGTACTCAAAGAAAGAAAAATGGTTGGCCACGCAGATGGCATGGTTCCAGAAATGGCTGAAGGACGATGCCTCATGGTGGGATGCCCTCTATCCTAAGAAGAACCTGTAA
- a CDS encoding C25 family cysteine peptidase, whose protein sequence is MNYIKVLITFCLFAFANKSFSQEIIPIGNNYEGATVEKDVLVDDDATYEVRVKINGLHDEIISNSKGDYHRLSFDDEGNLGKVGEPALPVVSFLIAIPSGKIPQVSIHEESWDKIQIGNIFPTQPSSFDGDGYGSFYINENVYKESFLPQKLKISEEMNWRGIRNVVVQICPFNYYPKDNCLNVLKDFVVRISFQKRFTNQRNVYSVQRESNRFGLFDNSVFVSKNSKLYNSETDNYDYLIIVGSDDIYHSQSLKEFRRWKALKGFKTKAILVDSIGNDESLIKNYISSEYSKGVRYALLVGDVNLIKTKRLQFLDDYFNPTDQKYYSDYWYGCVLGNDEEQDVAIGRFPVSSLEQFTNIVRKTIQYESWKNLYYRALLMAHKQHNGYYYDYIPCCDSIKNRSYVEPLLFYKVYGTDPNSTNSTVNSIINQGTHIINYRGHASVNYWGNPDWNKKNESYSNMEIDSLSPNTNSVFFSIACNSGNIGDPDSVSMLEVFTCSPKGAAAFLGSSTASDTWVNSTYNKMIYRYLLDSAEYRFSDINMKAFISLIREQPNAANIKNNAYSYICGGDPSLELWTATPQKINAVEVDYIDGKMVINTADTCQYDVFISSVDGDLLGKLFTNDHSVIFPKPAEKFYLSLVKHNRIPYVVYCDFERNSLQAVNVDYNGFYGQTPFAMGERVNEDDEIGDVVIKNESKINIKLGDGGVLLDNGFKVEKGGKLIIKH, encoded by the coding sequence ATGAATTACATTAAAGTACTTATAACATTCTGTCTCTTTGCTTTTGCTAACAAGAGTTTCTCTCAAGAGATAATTCCCATTGGGAACAATTACGAAGGAGCAACTGTAGAAAAAGATGTTCTTGTTGATGATGATGCTACCTATGAAGTAAGAGTAAAAATTAATGGGCTCCATGATGAAATAATATCAAATAGTAAAGGCGATTATCATAGGTTGTCATTTGATGATGAGGGAAATTTGGGAAAAGTTGGAGAACCTGCTTTGCCAGTTGTTTCTTTTTTAATTGCAATTCCGTCAGGGAAGATTCCTCAAGTATCCATACATGAGGAATCTTGGGATAAAATACAAATAGGAAATATTTTTCCCACTCAACCGTCTTCTTTTGATGGTGACGGTTATGGGTCATTCTATATTAATGAGAATGTCTATAAAGAATCGTTTCTTCCCCAAAAATTAAAAATTAGCGAAGAAATGAATTGGCGTGGAATTAGAAATGTAGTGGTGCAAATATGTCCTTTTAATTATTATCCTAAAGATAATTGTCTTAACGTATTAAAAGATTTTGTAGTAAGAATAAGTTTTCAGAAGCGTTTTACTAATCAACGAAACGTTTATTCCGTACAAAGAGAATCAAATCGTTTCGGATTGTTTGATAATAGTGTATTTGTAAGTAAAAACAGTAAATTATATAATTCTGAAACTGATAATTATGATTATCTGATTATAGTCGGAAGTGATGATATCTATCATAGTCAATCCCTAAAAGAATTTAGACGCTGGAAAGCATTGAAAGGCTTTAAAACAAAAGCGATTCTTGTTGATTCAATTGGAAATGATGAATCCTTAATAAAAAATTATATTAGTTCTGAATACAGTAAAGGAGTAAGATATGCTCTATTGGTTGGAGATGTAAACTTAATTAAAACAAAAAGATTGCAATTTTTAGATGACTACTTTAATCCTACAGATCAAAAATATTATAGTGACTATTGGTATGGCTGCGTATTGGGAAATGATGAAGAGCAGGATGTTGCTATAGGACGCTTTCCTGTTAGTTCTTTAGAGCAGTTTACTAATATCGTAAGAAAGACGATTCAATATGAGTCATGGAAGAATCTCTATTATAGAGCTTTACTTATGGCACACAAACAACATAATGGATATTATTATGATTATATTCCATGTTGTGACAGTATAAAAAATCGTAGTTATGTGGAACCGCTGTTGTTTTACAAAGTTTATGGAACAGACCCTAATTCTACGAATTCAACTGTAAATAGTATTATTAACCAGGGAACTCACATTATAAACTATAGGGGACATGCTTCCGTGAATTATTGGGGGAATCCTGATTGGAATAAAAAAAATGAAAGTTATAGTAACATGGAGATTGACAGTCTTTCACCAAATACCAATTCTGTATTTTTCTCAATTGCTTGTAATTCTGGCAATATTGGAGACCCCGATAGTGTGAGTATGTTAGAGGTCTTTACCTGTTCGCCTAAGGGTGCTGCGGCTTTTCTGGGTTCAAGTACAGCTTCTGACACATGGGTAAATAGCACTTATAACAAAATGATATATAGATATCTGCTTGATAGTGCTGAGTATCGATTTTCAGACATTAACATGAAAGCATTTATAAGTCTAATTCGAGAACAACCTAATGCCGCAAACATTAAGAATAATGCATATTCTTATATATGTGGAGGTGACCCCTCTCTTGAGTTGTGGACAGCGACTCCTCAAAAGATTAATGCAGTAGAAGTGGATTATATTGATGGAAAAATGGTTATCAACACTGCAGATACGTGTCAATATGATGTTTTTATTTCGTCTGTAGATGGAGATTTGTTAGGTAAATTGTTTACAAATGATCATTCCGTGATTTTTCCAAAACCGGCAGAGAAATTCTATTTGTCATTGGTAAAACACAATAGAATACCTTATGTTGTATATTGTGATTTTGAAAGAAATTCCTTGCAAGCTGTTAATGTGGATTATAATGGTTTTTATGGACAAACACCATTCGCAATGGGAGAGCGTGTGAATGAGGATGATGAAATAGGTGATGTAGTAATAAAAAATGAATCAAAGATAAATATCAAATTAGGTGATGGAGGAGTTCTGTTAGATAATGGCTTTAAAGTAGAAAAAGGTGGTAAATTAATTATAAAACATTAA